The Streptomyces sp. V4I8 genome includes the window AGCCTGGGGTGGCGGGCCGCGGTTCGGGAGCGCCGTGCCGACGGCTGACGCGGTCTGAGGGCGCGCGAGGTATGAGCGCGGGCGGCCGCCCCTGCTTTCAGGGGCGGCCGCCCGTCGACCGGCCTGTGCCGGAAGCTGGCTCGTCGTTAATGCGAGGTGTCAGCGCTCTTCTTCGGACGTCGATGCGGGAACGGACGTCAGCCGCTCCGTCTCGTCCTGTATCTCAGCGGCGATCTTCTTGAGTTCCGGCTCGAACTTGCGACCGTGGTGGGCGCAGAAGAGCAGCTCTCCGCCGCTGAGCAGGACGACGCGCACGTACGCCTGGGCGCCGCAACGGTCGCAGCGGTCAGCGGCCGTCAGCGGGCTCGCGGGGGTCAGAACAGTAGTCACGTCGCCTCTTCTCTAGCTCGACGAGCTGTCGTACCAGGGTCAACATCCAACCAGCCCCAAAACGTTCCCGCTCGTGGCTTCACCCAGAGTGAAATTTTTTCGAGGGCGGCCGGCTGCTGCCGGCTTGGCGGCGAATGTGCCGTATTGCGTCGGTGTCTTGCTTACGGTTTCGCGCTGTCGGTCAAGGTCGGTCCTCCCGGCTGGCTTGCCGGTTTGTTCATGAGGACGTGCCCGGAGCCTAAATGGTTCATGCCTGGAAGGGAACGTGATGTGTACTTCACCCCATCGAGGGATCGAACATGCATACGACTCTGGACTAGTCTGTGTTCCGCACGAGGGTGGCGTTACAACGGCTCTACCAGGCCTCGGTACCCTCTTGACGGCGACCGAAGCCGCGCCCTTACCCAACAGGGCGCCACCTGAAATTCAGCGAGGAGCGAACCGCGTGACCGCCGAGACGTCCGTGCCGTCCACAGCGCTGCTGGCAGGAGCAGACCGGGACGGTTCCAACTACACCGCGCGGCACCTGCTCGTCCTCGAGGGGCTCGAGGCCGTGCGCAAGCGCCCGGGTATGTACATCGGGTCGACCGACAGCCGCGGTCTGATGCACTGCCTGTGGGAGATCATCGACAATTCCGTCGACGAGGCCCTGGGCGGGTACTGCGATCACATCGAGGTGATCCTCCACGACGACGGGTCCGTGGAGGTCCGGGACAACGGCCGGGGCATCCCGGTCGACGTCGAGCCGAAGACCGGTCTGTCCGGCATCGAGGTCGTCATGACCAAGCTGCACGCCGGCGGCAAGTTCGGCGGCGGTTCGTACGCCGCCTCCGGCGGTCTGCACGGCGTGGGTGCCTCCGTGGTGAACGCCCTGTCCGCGCGGCTGGATGTCGAGGTGGACCGGAGCGGCCACACCCACGCCATCAGCTTCCGGCGTGGCGTGCCCGGGGCCTTCGCCGCCGACGGCGCGAACGCCAAGTTCGAGGCCAAGGGCGGCCTGCGCAAGGTCAAGAAGATCCCCAAGACGCGCAACGGCACGCGCGTGCGGTACTGGGCCGACCGCCAGATCTTCCTCAAGGACGCCAAGCTCTCGCTGGAGAACCTCCACCAGCGCGCCCGCCAGACCGCCTTCCTGGTGCCCGGCCTGACCATCGTCGTCCGAGACGAGTTCGGCCTCGGCGAGGGCGGCAGCAAGGGCGAGGAGTCCTTCCGCTTCGACGGCGGTATCAGCGAGTTCTGTGAGTACCTGGCCAGCGACAAGCCCGTCTGCGACGTCCTCCGCTTCGGCGGCCAGGGCACCTTCAAGGAGACGGTCCCGGTCCTCGACGAGCACGGGCAGATGACCCCCACCCAGGTCACCCGTGAACTCGACGTGGACGTCGCCATGCGGTGGGGCACCGGGTACGACACGACCCTGAAGTCCTTCGTGAACATCATCGCCACCCCCAAGGGCGGCACCCACGTCGCGGGCTTCGAGACGGCCGTGACCAGCACGATGAACGAGGTGCTGCGCACCAAGAAGCTGCTGCGCGTCGCCGAGGACGACATCGTCAAGGATGACGCCCTGGAGGGCCTCACCGCAGTCGTCACGGTCCGCCTCGCCGAGCCGCAGTTCGAGGGCCAGACCAAGGAGGTCCTGGGTACCTCGGCCGCCCGTCGTATCGTGAACACCGTGATCGCCAGGGAGCTCAAGGCGTTCCTCACGTCCACGAAGCGAGACGCCGCGGCTCAGGCCCGGGTCGTCATGGAGAAGGCCGTCGCCGCGGCCCGTACGCGCATCGCGGCCCGCCAGCACAAGGACGCGCAGCGCCGGAAGACGGCCCTGGAGTCCTCGTCGCTGCCCGCCAAGCTCGCCGACTGCCGCAGCGACGACGTCGACCGCAGCGAGCTCTTCATCGTCGAGGGTGACTCCGCGCTCGGCACCGCCAAGCTCGCCCGGAACTCCGAATTCCAGGCGCTGCTGCCGATCCGCGGCAAGATCCTCAACGTCCAGAAGTCATCCGTGTCCGACATGCTCAAGAACGCCGAGTGCGGCGCGATCATCCAGGTCATAGGGGCAGGATCCGGCCGGACCTTCGATATCGACGCGGCGCGCTACGGCAAGATCATCATGATGACCGACGCCGACGTGGACGGCTCCCACATCCGGACGCTGCTGCTGACGCTGTTCCAGCGCTACATGCGGCCGATGATCGAGGCCGGCCGCGTGTTCGCGGCGGTGCCGCCGCTGCACCGCATCGAGCTGATCCAGCCCAAGAAGGGGCAGGACAAGTACGTCTACACGTACTCGGACCGCGAACTGCGCGACAAGCTCATGGAGTTCCAGAGCAAGGGCATCCGGTACAAGGACTCCATCCAGCGCTACAAGGGTCTCGGCGAGATGGACGCCGACCAGCTGGCCGAGACGACCATGGACCCGCGTCACCGGACCCTGCGCCGGATCAGCCTCACCGATCTGGAGGCTGCCGAGCGGGTCTTCGATCTGCTGATGGGGAACGACGTGGCGCCGCGCAAGGAGTTCATCTCCAGCTCGGCGGCTACGTTGGACCGGTCGCGTATCGACGCGTAGCCGCTGCGCTGGGCCGGGGCCGTGTTTTCGGCCTCGGGTTGGCGTTGGCGCCTGCCTTTGTGGGGACCCACCCGCACTGCCCGTGCGGCATTCGTCGTCGGGTGCGGGTGGCCCCTGTGGGGAGGGTTCGCCGCTGGCGGCTCGCGGTGGGTAATCACCTGATGGAGTGAAGCCGGGAGAGAAGCCGAGTCGGGGATCTTTCCGTTCTGTCCATGCTTGGGCATGTACTCAGACGATCCCTGGTACGACGCCCTCGCCTCCGGATGGGGGGAGACGGACGTCACGGACGCGCCCGACGCCGCTCCGCCCGTCGCGGGCGACGTGTACCTCGAGGTGCAGCGCAGCGCGGCCTTCCAGGAGGTACGCGGCCGGTACCGGAGGTTTGTGGTGCCGGCGGTCGCGGTGTTCCTCGCCTGGTACGTGGCGTACGTGGTGGCCGCGACGACCGCGCCGGAGCTGATGGCCCGGCCCGTGGCGGGTGCTGTGAACGTGGCGATGGTCGCAGGGCTCGGACAGTTCCTCACCACCTTCCTGCTCACCTGGGCCTACGCCCGTCATGCGCGGCTGCGCCGGGACCGGGCGGCACTCGAACTGCGCTGGGAGACACAGGAGCTGACGCGCGTCACCCGGGGTGGTGCCTCGTGACGGGCGACCAGCGGACTCTGGCGCTGCTCCTGTTCAGCCTGTTCGTCGCGATCACGCTGGCGATCACGACGTGGGTGAGCCGCAACCGGCATGGTTCCGCGGAGGAGTTCTACGCGGGCGGTCGGCTCTTCTCGCCCATGGAGAATGGTTTTGCCATCGCGGGCGACTACATGTCGGCCGCATCCTTCCTCGGCATTTCCGGGCTCATCGCCCTCTTCGGTTACGACGGCATGCTGTATTCGGTCGGCTTCCTCGTGGCCTGGCTCGTGGTGTTGTTCCTCGTCGCCGAACTGGTACGCAACTGCGGGCGGTTCACGCTCGCCGACGTGGTCGCCGCGCGGGTGCGCGAACGCCCCGTTCGGATCGCGCTGGGAACTTCCTCGGTCACCGTGTCCGTTCTGTATCTGGTGGCGCAGATGGTGGGCGCGGGCACCCTGGTCGCGCTGCTGCTCGGGGAGAGGGGCGAGGCGGCGCAGGCCTGGACCGTCATCGGCGTCGGCGCGCTCATGGTGATCTATGTGTCGTTGGGAGGGATGCGGGCCACCACGTGGATCCAGATCGTCAAGTCGGTCCTGCTGCTCGGCGGCACCGTCGTGTTGACCGTGCTCGTCCTGATGCGCTTCCACGGCGACTTCGACCGGTTGCTGCTCACGGCGGCCGAGCGCAGTGGTCACGGCGAGGCGTTCCTGGCGCCGGGGCTCAAGTACGGCGCTGACTGGACGTCCCGGTTCGACTTCATCAGCCTGGGCCTCGCGCTGGTCCTGGGCACCGCCGGGCTGCCGCACATCCTGTCCCGCTTCTACACCGTGCCCACGGCCCGCGCGGCACGGCGCTCGGTGGTCTGGGCGATCGGGCTCATCGGCGGCTTCTACCTGATGACCATCGTGCTGGGCTTCGGCGCGGCCGCGATCGTCGGGCCCGACGCCGTACGCGGGTCGAACGCGGCCGGGAACACGGCTGTTCCGCTGCTCGCCCTCGACCTCGGCGGCGGCGCGGACTCCACCGGAGGAACGGTTCTCTTCGCCGTCGTCGCCGCCATCGCCTTCGCCACGATCCTCGCGGTGGTCGCCGGGATCACGCTCTCCTCCTCGGCCTCCGTGGCCCACGATCTGTACGCCTCCCTACGGCGCCGGCGCGCCAAGCCCCGCAGCGAGGTGGCCGTGGCGCGCGTCGCCGCGGTCGGCATCGGCGTCGTCGCGATCGCCCTCGGACTGCTGGCCCGCGACCTCAACGTCGCCTTCCTGGTCGGACTCGCCTTCGCCGCCGCCGCGTCCGCCAATCTGCCGGTGCTGCTCTACTCGCTGTTCTGGCGGGACTTCACCACGAGGGGCGCCGTATGGGCCGTCTACGGAGGACTGATCCCGGCTGTGGTGCTGGTGGTGCTGTCGCCGGTGGTGTCGGGCAGTTCCGAATCACTGTTCCCCGGTGTCGACTTCCAGTACTTCCCCCTGCAGAACCCGGGCCTCGTCTCGATCCCGCTGGGCTTCGTCGCGGGCTGGCTCGGCACGGTCACCTCGGCGGAGATCCCGGACGAGGCGAAGCACGCGGAGACCGAGGTGAGGTCGCTGACGGGGGCGGGGGCGGTCTGACAGACCGGGAGTGGTCCGACGGCAGCCGTCTCACCCCATCCGACGGCAGCCGACTGATCCAATCCGACGACAGCCGTCTCACCCGAGCGGCTCGCACAAGGCCCCCGGGCGGGCGGCTGATACTTGCGCGGCCCGGATCCGTATGAAGGAGGGGCACGGTTCCTTCCCCCGCCCCCACGGGCCGTGTCTCAGGCGCGGGTCGCCCACACGTAACGGTGTTCCGGGCGGCCCGCGTCACCGTACTTGAGTGTGAGCCGGGCCCGCCCGGTGCGTTCCAGGAGCTTGAGATAGCGCTGGGCGGTCTGCCGGCTCACCCCGGTCCGCTCGGCGATCTCCTGGGCCGACAGCGGGCCTTCGGCGTTCATCAGGGAGCGGCGTACGAGTTCCGCGGTGGTGGGGGAGTGGCCCTTGGGCAGGTCGGGCTCCGACGACGCGGACAGGGCGCCGAAGATGCGGTCCACCTCGGCCTGTTCCGCCTCGCCGCCGCCGTCCAGGGTGCGGCGCAGCTCCGCGTACGCCTCCAGCTTGGCGCGCAGCCCCGCGAAGGCGAACGGCTTGACCAGGTACTGCAGCGCGCCGTGCCGCATGGCCGCCTGGACCGTCGTCACGTCCCGCGCCGCCGTCACCATGATCACGTCGGTCTGGTGGCCGCGTCGGCGCATCTCCTGGACGACCGACAGACCCGTCTCGTCGGGCAGGTAGTGGTCCATGAGGACCAGGTCCACGCGGGGCAGCTGCTCCACCTGGCGAAGCGCCTCGGCCGCGCTGTGCGCCTCGCCGGCCACGTGGAAGCCCGGCACCTTCTCCACGTAGGCGCAGTTGACGCGCGCGACGCGCGTGTCGTCGTCCACGACCAGGACCTCGATCATCGCGACTCCTCCTCGGCGACGGTCTGCGCATCTGACGGCACGGCGAGGGCGGGTTCCAGGTCCGGCTCGGCCAGCGCCTCGGGCAGAACGACGGTGAACTCCGCGCCTCCGCCGGCCGCCTCGCCCACTGTCGCGCTGCCACCCTGCCGTTCGGCGAGCCTGCGCACCAGGGAGAGCCCGATGCCCCGCTCACGGTGAGCCGGCGGGGTCTTCGTGGACCACCCCTCGGTGAAGATCAACTCGCGCTGCTCGTCGGGGATTCCCGGGCCGGTGTCGCGAACCCTGAGGATCGCGGTACGCCCCTCGCCGCGCAATTCGACCTCCACGCGCGCGTGCGGAGTGCCCGCGACGGCGTCGAGGGCGTTGTCCACCAGGTTGCCGACGATCGTGACGAGGCCCCTGGGATCGATCAGCCGGTCCGGGAGCCCGGTGCGGTCCGCGAGGCGCAGCGCGACGCCCCGCTCGGCCGCCACGGTCGCCTTGCCGACCAGCAGGGGGTCCTGGATCTTCTCGGCGACCTGTTCCGCCGTGGCCCGGTGGTCGCCGACCACCTCTCCGACGAACTCCACGGCGTCGTCGTACATCTCCAGCTCGAGCAGCCCGAGAAGCGTGTGCATGCGGTTGGCATGCTCGTGGTCCTGGGCGCGCAGGGCGTCGATCAGGCCGCGCGTGGAGTCGAGTTCCCGGCCGAGCTGCTCCAGCTCGGTGCGGTCGCGCAGGGTGGCGACGGCGCCTCCGTCGTCGGTGGGCATGCGGTTGGCGACCAGGACGCGCTGGCCGCGGACCGTGAGCAGATCGGTGCCCGTGACCCGGCCGGCCAGCACGTCGGTCGTACGGCCCTCGCCGAGCGCCTCGTCGAGGGACCGGCCGACGGCCTCGTCACCGAGCCCCAGCAGGCGCCCCGCCTCGTCGTTGAGGAGGCGGATACGGCCGCTGCGGTCCAGGGCGACGACGCCCTCCCGGATGCCGTGCAGCATCGCCTCGCGCTCCGCGAGCAGCGCCGATATGTCGGAGAAGGCCAGGTCGTGGGTCTGCCGCTGGACCCGGCGGGAGATGAGCCAGGCGGCCAGCGCGCCGACCGCCAGAGCGCCGCCCGCGTACGCGAACAGCTCAGGGATCGTGTGCAGCAGCCGGGCCCGCACGCTGTCGTACGCGA containing:
- a CDS encoding ATP-binding protein, yielding MSPTPPARRLRLGLPRRMFAQVLLMQVAIAAGVAVLATGLFLAPLSDQLDDQAMRRALSIAQTTAAQPQIAEDLASTPATVGGPVQREAERIRKATRAEYIVVMDRRGVRWSHPTPGEIGRTVSTDPGRALSGHEVMQIDDGTLGRTARGKVPLRDDDGRIVGAVSVGIAYDSVRARLLHTIPELFAYAGGALAVGALAAWLISRRVQRQTHDLAFSDISALLAEREAMLHGIREGVVALDRSGRIRLLNDEAGRLLGLGDEAVGRSLDEALGEGRTTDVLAGRVTGTDLLTVRGQRVLVANRMPTDDGGAVATLRDRTELEQLGRELDSTRGLIDALRAQDHEHANRMHTLLGLLELEMYDDAVEFVGEVVGDHRATAEQVAEKIQDPLLVGKATVAAERGVALRLADRTGLPDRLIDPRGLVTIVGNLVDNALDAVAGTPHARVEVELRGEGRTAILRVRDTGPGIPDEQRELIFTEGWSTKTPPAHRERGIGLSLVRRLAERQGGSATVGEAAGGGAEFTVVLPEALAEPDLEPALAVPSDAQTVAEEESR
- a CDS encoding DUF485 domain-containing protein, which gives rise to MYSDDPWYDALASGWGETDVTDAPDAAPPVAGDVYLEVQRSAAFQEVRGRYRRFVVPAVAVFLAWYVAYVVAATTAPELMARPVAGAVNVAMVAGLGQFLTTFLLTWAYARHARLRRDRAALELRWETQELTRVTRGGAS
- a CDS encoding type IIA DNA topoisomerase subunit B, with protein sequence MTAETSVPSTALLAGADRDGSNYTARHLLVLEGLEAVRKRPGMYIGSTDSRGLMHCLWEIIDNSVDEALGGYCDHIEVILHDDGSVEVRDNGRGIPVDVEPKTGLSGIEVVMTKLHAGGKFGGGSYAASGGLHGVGASVVNALSARLDVEVDRSGHTHAISFRRGVPGAFAADGANAKFEAKGGLRKVKKIPKTRNGTRVRYWADRQIFLKDAKLSLENLHQRARQTAFLVPGLTIVVRDEFGLGEGGSKGEESFRFDGGISEFCEYLASDKPVCDVLRFGGQGTFKETVPVLDEHGQMTPTQVTRELDVDVAMRWGTGYDTTLKSFVNIIATPKGGTHVAGFETAVTSTMNEVLRTKKLLRVAEDDIVKDDALEGLTAVVTVRLAEPQFEGQTKEVLGTSAARRIVNTVIARELKAFLTSTKRDAAAQARVVMEKAVAAARTRIAARQHKDAQRRKTALESSSLPAKLADCRSDDVDRSELFIVEGDSALGTAKLARNSEFQALLPIRGKILNVQKSSVSDMLKNAECGAIIQVIGAGSGRTFDIDAARYGKIIMMTDADVDGSHIRTLLLTLFQRYMRPMIEAGRVFAAVPPLHRIELIQPKKGQDKYVYTYSDRELRDKLMEFQSKGIRYKDSIQRYKGLGEMDADQLAETTMDPRHRTLRRISLTDLEAAERVFDLLMGNDVAPRKEFISSSAATLDRSRIDA
- a CDS encoding cation acetate symporter, with the protein product MTGDQRTLALLLFSLFVAITLAITTWVSRNRHGSAEEFYAGGRLFSPMENGFAIAGDYMSAASFLGISGLIALFGYDGMLYSVGFLVAWLVVLFLVAELVRNCGRFTLADVVAARVRERPVRIALGTSSVTVSVLYLVAQMVGAGTLVALLLGERGEAAQAWTVIGVGALMVIYVSLGGMRATTWIQIVKSVLLLGGTVVLTVLVLMRFHGDFDRLLLTAAERSGHGEAFLAPGLKYGADWTSRFDFISLGLALVLGTAGLPHILSRFYTVPTARAARRSVVWAIGLIGGFYLMTIVLGFGAAAIVGPDAVRGSNAAGNTAVPLLALDLGGGADSTGGTVLFAVVAAIAFATILAVVAGITLSSSASVAHDLYASLRRRRAKPRSEVAVARVAAVGIGVVAIALGLLARDLNVAFLVGLAFAAAASANLPVLLYSLFWRDFTTRGAVWAVYGGLIPAVVLVVLSPVVSGSSESLFPGVDFQYFPLQNPGLVSIPLGFVAGWLGTVTSAEIPDEAKHAETEVRSLTGAGAV
- a CDS encoding response regulator, encoding MIEVLVVDDDTRVARVNCAYVEKVPGFHVAGEAHSAAEALRQVEQLPRVDLVLMDHYLPDETGLSVVQEMRRRGHQTDVIMVTAARDVTTVQAAMRHGALQYLVKPFAFAGLRAKLEAYAELRRTLDGGGEAEQAEVDRIFGALSASSEPDLPKGHSPTTAELVRRSLMNAEGPLSAQEIAERTGVSRQTAQRYLKLLERTGRARLTLKYGDAGRPEHRYVWATRA